The following are encoded together in the Candidatus Flexicrinis proximus genome:
- a CDS encoding circularly permuted type 2 ATP-grasp protein has protein sequence MATLSTLLKHYPIHDAAYDETFTLQGDPRPHYQTLIKRLNELSSEELAYRQKASDLAFVNQGITFTVYGDTQGTERPFPFDLLPRILTGREWAHIEAGLTQRLRALNLFLHDIYHEGRIFKDKVVPYELIAGSRHYRREMRGVDVPQGAYVTICGTDLVRLPNGEFAVLEDNLRVPSGVSYMLANRQVTKNVFPLLFRNYGVRPIDQYGMSLLTTLRSLVRVEDPNIVLLSPGVFNSAYYEHTFLARQMGIQLVEGRDLLVHDNIVYMRTTSGLQRVDIIYRRIDDDFLDALTFRPDSTLGVNGLFNAYRAGNVVLANAIGTGIADDKAVYVYVPAMIKYYLGEDAILPNIETYILDDPQQRQHVLADIGEMVVKAVGEAGGYGMLIGPHSTREEQRAFVEAINANPRNYIAQPTLTLSTAPCFLDGAIEPRHIDLRPFILYGRDVTIVPGGLTRVALRKGSLVVNSSQGGGSKDTWVLHD, from the coding sequence ATGGCGACCTTATCGACACTCCTCAAGCACTATCCCATCCACGATGCGGCCTACGACGAGACATTCACGTTGCAGGGTGATCCCCGTCCGCATTACCAGACCCTGATCAAACGCCTGAACGAGCTGTCGTCTGAGGAGTTGGCCTACCGGCAGAAGGCCTCGGATCTGGCGTTCGTCAATCAGGGCATCACGTTCACGGTCTATGGCGATACTCAGGGCACCGAGCGCCCCTTCCCCTTCGACCTGCTGCCGCGCATCCTGACAGGCAGGGAATGGGCGCACATCGAGGCCGGGCTGACGCAGCGCTTGCGCGCGCTGAACCTGTTCCTGCACGACATCTACCACGAAGGCCGGATTTTCAAAGACAAGGTCGTCCCCTACGAGCTGATCGCCGGCAGCCGCCACTACCGTCGCGAGATGCGCGGCGTCGACGTGCCGCAGGGCGCCTATGTCACCATCTGCGGCACCGATCTGGTCCGGCTCCCGAACGGCGAGTTCGCCGTGCTCGAAGACAATCTGCGCGTCCCCAGCGGCGTGAGCTACATGCTCGCCAACCGGCAGGTCACCAAGAACGTTTTCCCGCTGCTGTTCAGGAATTACGGCGTGCGCCCCATCGACCAGTACGGCATGTCCCTGCTGACGACGCTGCGTTCGCTGGTCCGGGTCGAAGACCCGAATATCGTGCTGCTTAGCCCCGGCGTGTTCAACTCCGCCTACTACGAACACACCTTCCTCGCCCGTCAAATGGGTATCCAGCTCGTCGAAGGGCGCGATCTGCTCGTCCACGACAACATCGTCTATATGCGTACCACCAGCGGCCTGCAGCGCGTCGATATCATTTACCGGCGCATCGACGACGATTTTCTGGACGCGCTGACGTTCCGGCCCGACTCGACCCTCGGCGTCAATGGCCTGTTCAACGCTTACCGTGCCGGCAACGTCGTGCTGGCCAACGCCATCGGCACCGGCATCGCCGACGACAAAGCCGTTTACGTCTACGTCCCGGCCATGATCAAGTATTATCTGGGCGAAGACGCCATCCTGCCCAACATCGAGACGTACATTCTGGATGACCCGCAGCAGCGCCAGCATGTCCTTGCCGACATCGGCGAGATGGTCGTCAAGGCGGTTGGCGAGGCCGGCGGCTACGGCATGCTGATCGGGCCGCACAGCACCCGCGAAGAACAGCGGGCGTTTGTCGAGGCGATCAATGCCAACCCCCGCAACTACATCGCCCAGCCGACGCTGACGCTCTCGACCGCGCCGTGTTTTCTCGACGGGGCCATCGAGCCGCGCCATATCGATCTGCGCCCCTTCATCCTCTATGGCCGCGACGTCACCATCGTCCCCGGCGGCCTGACGCGCGTGGCGTTACGCAAGGGGTCGCTGGTGGTCAATTCCTCGCAGGGCGGCGGGAGCAAGGATACGTGGGTGCTGCATGATTGA
- a CDS encoding four helix bundle protein produces the protein MARVDGFEDLIAWQKARFLTRRVYEVSREGTLARDFGLGSQMQRASVSIMANIAEGSERGSKEFLQFLLIAKASCAEVRSHLYVALDTGYVDQHTFDELNTLAAEVWRIVASLRASIAHKISEEK, from the coding sequence ATGGCGCGGGTTGACGGATTTGAAGACCTGATCGCCTGGCAGAAGGCACGCTTCCTTACCAGGCGCGTCTATGAAGTCTCACGCGAGGGGACACTTGCACGCGACTTTGGCCTGGGCAGCCAGATGCAGCGCGCTTCCGTTTCGATCATGGCGAATATCGCCGAAGGTAGCGAACGCGGCTCGAAAGAATTTCTTCAATTTCTGCTGATCGCGAAAGCATCCTGCGCCGAAGTGCGTTCTCATCTCTACGTCGCGCTGGACACAGGGTATGTCGACCAGCACACGTTTGATGAATTGAATACGCTTGCCGCCGAAGTGTGGCGTATTGTCGCCTCGCTTCGAGCCTCGATCGCCCATAAGATTAGTGAAGAGAAGTGA
- a CDS encoding alpha-E domain-containing protein has product MIETQTMLSRVADSLYWMSRYLERAENTARLVDVYMNVSLDVPEAVERQRLRRLQAGLSLPVQDQVDTDTLLQNLAFGTDNPASISVNIAAVRENARQVREQISSEMWTQINKHYLDVRYAKIDGIWAESPHDFFLKVEEGSHLFYGICDATMNHNQGWHFIQIGRYIERVMGLLQMLSVQIDPSALGAYDEFGTTRYFELVAILKSVCAFEAYCKVYNANLQTGWITEFLLFNREFPRSLRFCVEMISASLGTLADATGRSKNSRLYRLAGRLQSTISYDEIADVRDLRGYLEGIQQQIGQIHTLLFDTFITYSIDSAL; this is encoded by the coding sequence ATGATTGAGACGCAGACGATGCTGTCGCGGGTGGCCGACAGCCTGTACTGGATGAGCCGTTATCTGGAACGCGCCGAGAATACCGCCCGGCTGGTCGACGTCTACATGAACGTCTCCCTCGATGTCCCCGAAGCCGTCGAACGCCAGCGCCTGCGCCGTCTGCAGGCCGGACTGTCGCTGCCCGTGCAGGATCAGGTCGACACCGATACGCTGCTGCAAAATCTGGCCTTCGGCACCGACAACCCGGCTTCGATCAGCGTCAACATCGCCGCCGTGCGCGAGAACGCTCGTCAGGTCCGCGAACAGATCAGCTCCGAGATGTGGACGCAGATCAACAAACACTATCTCGATGTGCGCTACGCCAAGATCGACGGCATATGGGCCGAGTCGCCGCACGACTTTTTCCTCAAGGTCGAAGAAGGCTCGCATCTCTTTTACGGCATCTGCGACGCGACCATGAACCACAATCAGGGCTGGCACTTCATCCAGATCGGACGCTACATCGAGCGTGTGATGGGCCTGCTGCAGATGCTCAGCGTGCAGATCGATCCGTCCGCCCTCGGCGCTTACGACGAATTTGGCACCACCCGCTATTTTGAACTGGTCGCTATCCTGAAATCGGTCTGTGCGTTCGAAGCCTACTGCAAGGTCTACAATGCCAATCTGCAAACCGGCTGGATCACCGAATTCCTGCTGTTCAACCGCGAATTTCCCCGTTCGCTGCGCTTCTGCGTGGAAATGATCTCCGCGTCGCTCGGCACACTGGCCGACGCGACCGGCCGCAGCAAAAACTCGCGGCTGTACCGGCTGGCAGGCCGCCTGCAGTCGACCATCAGCTACGATGAAATCGCCGATGTGCGCGACCTGCGCGGCTATCTCGAAGGCATCCAGCAGCAGATCGGCCAGATCCATACGCTCCTGTTCGACACCTTCATCACCTATTCAATCGACTCAGCCCTTTAG
- a CDS encoding transglutaminase family protein produces MYYAVTHLTLYKYSHAITDSVMEVRMHPRSDGHQRCLRFNLEVAPKSKVFSYRDYLGNTINTFNVPGAHERLAVKAEAVVEVREQPPLPDALPEDSWLAVDAHAAQDRDVYDMLLPDRYTQSTPLLEVFADEIGWSRRADPLSMLRQLNTAIYGAFEYKQHVTDVDSLIDVALESRRGVCQDFAHIMLVLARQVGIPSRYVSGYLFHRTEDHDRSDEDASHAWVESWLPGLGWVGFDPTNNLIVSDRHIRVSVGRDYSHASPAKGVFLGSADTELAVRVKVSMLDEVPVEETTLDPEITLPQTTAEVPIVLSQMQQMQQQ; encoded by the coding sequence ATGTACTACGCCGTCACCCATCTCACCCTCTACAAGTACAGCCACGCTATCACCGACAGCGTGATGGAAGTGCGAATGCACCCGCGCAGCGACGGCCATCAGCGCTGCCTGCGCTTCAACCTCGAGGTCGCGCCAAAGTCGAAGGTCTTTTCGTACCGCGACTATCTGGGCAACACGATCAACACCTTTAACGTCCCCGGCGCCCACGAACGGCTGGCCGTGAAAGCCGAAGCCGTGGTCGAGGTGCGCGAGCAGCCGCCGCTGCCCGATGCGCTCCCCGAAGACTCGTGGTTGGCCGTTGACGCCCACGCGGCGCAAGATCGCGATGTCTACGACATGCTTTTGCCTGATCGTTACACGCAGTCGACCCCGCTCCTCGAAGTGTTCGCTGACGAGATCGGCTGGTCGCGCCGCGCCGACCCGCTCTCAATGCTGCGTCAGCTCAACACGGCGATTTACGGAGCCTTCGAGTACAAGCAGCATGTCACAGACGTCGACTCGCTGATCGATGTCGCGCTCGAATCGCGCCGCGGGGTCTGTCAGGACTTCGCCCACATCATGCTGGTGCTGGCGCGGCAGGTGGGCATCCCCAGCCGTTACGTCAGCGGCTACCTGTTTCACCGCACCGAAGACCACGACCGGTCGGACGAGGATGCCTCGCACGCGTGGGTCGAGTCGTGGCTGCCCGGCCTGGGCTGGGTCGGCTTCGATCCGACCAACAACCTGATCGTCTCCGACCGGCATATCCGCGTCAGCGTCGGCCGGGATTATTCCCACGCGTCCCCCGCTAAGGGCGTGTTTCTGGGTTCGGCAGACACAGAACTGGCGGTGCGCGTCAAGGTGTCCATGCTCGACGAGGTGCCGGTCGAAGAGACCACCCTCGATCCGGAGATCACCCTCCCGCAGACCACCGCCGAAGTCCCCATCGTCTTATCGCAGATGCAGCAGATGCAGCAGCAGTAG